The sequence below is a genomic window from Chloroflexota bacterium.
GGTCTATTCGCCGCTGGACGCGGTGGCGTTGGCCGAGCAGCACCCCGACCGTGAGGTTGTTTTCCTGGGGGTGGGTTTTGAAACCACCGCGCCGGGCGTGGCTGCGGCGGTGCAGTGGGCGCAGGCCCGCGGCGTGCGGAATTTCAGCGTGGTTTCCCTGCACAAGTTCACGCCGCCAGCCATGCGCGCCATTTTGGAAGCCGGCGAGGTGCGCCTGGATGGCATCATCGGGCCGGGGCATGTTTCGGCGGTCATTGGCTCGGAGGCCTGGGCCTTCCTGCCGCGAGAATATGGCCTGCCGGTCGCGGTGGCAGGTTTTGAGTCGGTGGATATTTTGCTGGCCGTGCGGGAACTGGCGCGGATGGTGGTAGAAGGGCGGGCGGAAGTGGTCAACGCCTATCCGCGCGCCGTGCGCCCTGAAGGCAACGTGGCTGCGCAGGCCGTCATGCAGCAGACGTTTGCCGTGGCCGATGCCGAGTGGCGCGGCTTTGGCGTGTTGCCTCGCAGCGGCATGGCTTTGCGGGAAGCCTTCCGCCCGTGGGATGCCTGGGCGCGGTTTGGGGTGCCCGACGTGCCTTCGCGCGAGCCGCCTGGCTGCCGCTGTGGTGAGGTGTTG
It includes:
- the hypD gene encoding hydrogenase formation protein HypD — translated: MTWPSLAHFRDPALGKRLLGEIRRLAERLTEPITLMEFCGSHTHAIMHFGIRQLLPPQVRLLSGPGCPVCVTAQADIDRAIALASRPEVLLASFGDMLRVPGTTHSLQQAAAEGASVQVVYSPLDAVALAEQHPDREVVFLGVGFETTAPGVAAAVQWAQARGVRNFSVVSLHKFTPPAMRAILEAGEVRLDGIIGPGHVSAVIGSEAWAFLPREYGLPVAVAGFESVDILLAVRELARMVVEGRAEVVNAYPRAVRPEGNVAAQAVMQQTFAVADAEWRGFGVLPRSGMALREAFRPWDAWARFGVPDVPSREPPGCRCGEVLRGVLTPPECPLFGRVCTPEAPQGPCMVSAEGACAAWYGYGRAEEAPSAR